From the Gossypium hirsutum isolate 1008001.06 chromosome A02, Gossypium_hirsutum_v2.1, whole genome shotgun sequence genome, the window TACCAAGGAGGAACGGTGTTGTTCATCTTCAACAACAACCAGTAAGGTTTCCGGCGCCGGTTATGATGAGCTTTGGTGGCGGCGGTGGTGGAACGGCGGAGGAGTCTTCGAGTGAAGATCTGAGACATGATGAACTTATTAATGTTCCACAATCATCAAAGAAGAGATTTAGAACAAAGTTCAGTCAAGATCAAAAGGAAAAAATGATGGAATTTGCTGAGACATTGGGATGGAGAATCCAAAAACAAGATGAACATGAATTGCAGATGTTTTGTTCACAAGTGGGAGTTAAGCGACAAGTTTTCAAAGTATGGATGCACAACAATAAACAAGCCATGAAGAAAAAACAAATGTAAGAACCAccaaaattttcctttctttcaattttttttatgacatgttacaattcttacaaactttttTAAACATTTTGGATAAATGGGAAGTAATTTTCATATTATATACAAGAGAAAAGAAACTGATGGGAAAATTTTTATGtattcttctttccttttttttttttttcttttctcccaaATAGTTCTCATATATATGCCCCATTTAATCATTCTACCTTTGGTTGCTCAACCCTACCATGAGAAAATCTTCTATTTTACCTCTAGAATTAAAGCCGGCCAAAACGGAAGTTCACGAGTTTTCATGATATCGATATGATTAAAGATTTAGCTTTAGATAATAAAATTCGTAGTATTTACCTtcgataaatatattaaaaaaataaatttatattgagTGAATCAAATAATATCATCTAATTCATTATCAAATCCCATTCTTTCTAGCTAATTTCTTATTAAAGAAATATAGGTTGAAGGAGACTTATCCTAGTTATTGAGAGATTCTTTCAAAGGATGTGCTTGAAATTGGGTAAATACAAAggatattaattgtatatatagtATATTGATAAGCTTAAGGTAGTATAtatctttctcattttcttttctctaaaaaaaaataaatgagacaTTTGAATGTTTGACTTTATAATTGAtataactattatatatatatgatcattCCATGATTTGATTCAATGATTTTTACTCAAATTATTGATGAGTGATGCTCATACATAATCCTAAAGAGAAACATCcctttattccatatctataaaTACCTCATATGCTAAGAGATAAGCTCAAACCACCTCCAAACAATGACCCTTCAAGAATTTTTATCGAAAGAATCGATCTCCTCTCGgcaatatatgtataaattcctCAGTGATAATTAGTACTTTGGATGTCTTCGGCAGCACCTTGCACTTGATTTCTTCACTTCCCAAGCAAACCTCCACTGTTAAACATCGTCACCACCACTTCCTTTGCCTCTAGTTTTCcatatctcttcttttattttctgtaaaggttttgtttgtttcttaggggaaaaaaaaaagaggaaaaattaGTAGTGCAGTAACCAAGACCAAGATCAAAACCCAGATATATTTGAAGATGCTGTGTTGTTTTTGTtggttattttcttatttttctcaaaattcttTGGTGTTGAAACGTGGCATTGCAATGGGCAACGTGTGGCTGAGTAAGGAGGGCTAGCTGTTTAGGGAAACAACAGCCATgatgtataattgaattggaaTACAAAGAATAATTTATTCTCTTgagaattttttgaaatttttacagttTTATCACTTTTAAGTGTATTTTTAAGAATCCGAACTACAATCTTAAAGATTGTATTCGGTAAAACGGATATATTTATTATGCAAAATGTACTTTCAGAGGGGGAATAAATTAATGAGCAGATATTGTTAAATGCATCTATCACTCCATAGCTGATACTTCGTACGCACTATTTCACCACTCGATTTGCTTCATTAtcgatatataattttaaaaattattatcatttctataGATATTGAATGTATCTATCTTTGTCCGACTTTATCTCGCTCCGTTTcagtttaatattatttatttgtttttaaacattattcttaaacaaaatatttaaacataaaatatatgaattttttctaCAATAcgttattacaaatttactcttttaatagtttatatatattgataaatgataatttcatatagTGAAATGAGACGGAGCAagcaattattataattaattggtATCCACtactcaaacaaaaaaaaaaatcatcccaTCTCATCTCACcccacatttacttttcaaaaagaaaaaaatttactctatttaaaacgaatcaatTTATATTCTATCGGgtaattcaaattttatcttTCCTACTTTTTTGTATAAAGATATAAGTTAACTAGTGTGCATCTAACACTAACAAAACATAACACAACACTTCTTGAAAGTgtatcatgatatatatatatatatatatatgagtttaaaTCTCTTGAAGTGAATTTAAGAATGATAAAATCTTGAAGAATTTgtgaatactaaaaaaaattagtaatttcaAATTATGCATTACGACATGATTTTACATGATTTGAGGGGTCAGATCAAATCATTTATACTCTctgatattaatataaaaataatatttaattttattatagattcggataatattttttttgaaacaatacTTCGAATTATCTATAACCActctccaacccataaataggaaaataatgcacttcaacgcactcgaactcGCGTTCTCATACATTAACAACAATACCTATATTAATCGAATTAAGAATCAATCggctcaaattaattttttttaaattcaaaacctAGCTACAAGAATGAGTTTTTCGCAATAGCATTAATATGACAAATTAATGGAACAATGAAACCATGAAATTTTAAGAGGTTGAAATAAagtagttataaataatttagtgctgaaaggatttaaatttaaatttaaatttttaaaagagttgaaagtataATTTTAAACCCAGTACAGATTTTCTCAATTATGCACTTGGTAGCATACGTATCCAATAAtcataatcaattttcattttaaaattaaaataggatTAATTCAGTGTTAATTTCTTTACCAGGTGCAATTGTTACGAGTAGCAGATCAAAGTCTGTGATTAACGCACAAAGAGCATCTCGTGAAGGTCAAGTGATTAAATGAGGTTCACTTGACCTACTTGAATTAGTCTGATTTGTGGAACATGTAGAGAAATCATCTACTTGAAGCGTTGGTGATTTAGTGAAAcacttaaaagaaaaattagggttGTCATGATAATATTAGGGTATCATGTAAATCCCTTAAGCATCTCAAATTGCAGATTGGCTTAATCTCGTCCATTGATGTAAATTAACCTGTACCGATAGATCTAGGGAagctcaattataaatagagTCATTCCCTCTCATTTTTAATCATCCCACTTAGTTGTAATCCTTCATGGTAATTGAATACTAttaagagcatttactcaaacacttacATGCTTTTTCTTTCTTATGGTTTTTCTGTTCTTtcgttgtttttttatttttgagttgcTTCCGCTTTATTTTTGGTACCTTAAAGAATTTCTATCGGGAATTTTTACTTTGCATGAGTTAGATTAACTTAGGCAGATTTAAATCTAAAAAACAGCCAAAAGAACATAGAGGATTATTAAATCCTACTCCACCCATAATTGGTATATTATTAATTATGTGTTGTTgcgaaaattaaaaatacaaatatgatatttaataatcGTCCTCTGAAATATaacaaaatgaattaattttataaataaattaaaatatcaaaataaaatatttcatccaagaaattaattgaaaacttttacattttttttaaaagaacatTTCGTAGCAACATGCTACGAAACTCCATTGATATAAATTCCCTAAATTGTTATCATTGGATCTCTTGAATGTTCGTAAATTGGTGATTAATCGGCTCAGATTTCCTTAGGATGCCCAACGATGTAGGGCCTAGGGTTTAGGGCTGAATGCTAAGGGATTCGGACAACACTTGATAGACTTCttctgaataaataaaaaaaccttcTAACACTTATCAATCTAAAATACGAGAGAATTAAAAGAGAATTCACACTCATGGTTATAACATTTAACATCCAAACTAATGGCTAAACTGGCGAAAATGCCTAATTAATATAATAGGGatactttatggatttaattaaaaatgttataacATTTAGTGaccaatttaaaatctaaataataTTGTGGATCAGTTGAATAAATATTGCCACCAAGACCATTACAAACAAAAAGAAATTGGGTTTTGAGCCTTGGGGCTTAGTACCCATTCGAGCCTCCTAAAATTGGCCACAACAGCCTATTTGGGTTCACTATGGTCTAAAGTTCAAATATTTCGTTTTTTCTTCAAGGGAATAATAAATTTGatacacaaataaaaaaaatatttatttcggatcaataaatataattatttgtgtatataatAAGTATATGTAAAACGGTTTCATGTTAACCAGaggctaaattaaaaatattttacgagAGAATAGAATtgattaaacttaaaattatataatctgtagaagaattaaattataattttacaatttttacagggactagaattgaattataaattttttgataaataaaaatattatatattattttacaattttatagtCTGTagaataattaaactataattttacaatttttacagggactagaattgaattataaattttttgataaattaaaatattatttattattttacaattttacaatcTGTAGAagaattaaactataattttacaatttttaaagggactagaattgaattataatttttttgataaattaaaatattatatattattatattaataaaaaattataatttttaagcaactatatttaatttattaagatgttaataaatttataaaatttaaataaaaattaaaatcttatatatataattctactaaatcaaaatttaattttaaatattttcttaaataaagttGAAGCAGcctgtatttctttttaaagaaaaactataaataaaaaataaaaaaattggtacAACAGCTTGTTTCTAAGGTCTAGTTCATGGATGTCAACTTTTCACCCACTTATATATATAGAGATAGAATGTCAGATGCCATATTATATTAGAGATAGAATGTCAGTGGTGCATTCAGAATATTTTTTTggtcggaattaaattatatatttttatgataataaaaatataattttataattattaatttaaaattttataaattataaaaaaattatataaaaaaattttcattttaggctaCTAACTCCACCACTAATATATATTACAGATAGAATATCATATACAACATGTtatgttttgaatgatttttttatgtCAAGTTGGAGGATTAAATAAAGTATCATACTTGTGTATATAATATGAATAATCAACTGTCTAAGAAAATGAATATGTTGGAATTAGTGAAGGGTTTATGTCACATAGCCTAAGaagaaaaacataatatttaataataataaaatatttagtttaTTGGGTCTTATTCGATTAATATCGACATTATTGTTAGTATAAAAGGACTTTGAACGTATTAAAGTGTGtttattcccttatttaagatTTTCACAAAATATCGAAATAGAAAAATTACAAACTACTCAGTTGCAAAGCGAGTTGTAACTATAACATCAACAGATATTAACTAAGACAAAGTCAATGGGGAGGCAAGGGACTTGACCCCGGGCCAAAttgaaaaatatcattaataGTTTTTCAAGTATATATTAATCATTCACTTTAAGTCCTTCAATcatttgaataaatggaaaatttgtaattttgaccTCTCATACAAATTAAACtccttttataataaaattttaaaattttatcttaaactataaataaattttttgacttcgtcCCTATAAATAAGTCTTATGCAATTAACCCGAATCAAaaagttttagatgttaaattagTGGTCAAACACTTGCCATGCAGATAGGTTTTGTTGCAAGTATCAATCGACATCCTTGTCCTAAACAACGTGAAATAGCCTGTCTCATTTATTACGTTCTACTATTTTTATCCTTGTCCCACTTGCCATGCAGGTAggtttttacattttttgttGCAATTGTTTTTTTCTAATATCTTAAATTAGAATTATTTATTGGTCGGGTTGGAGTTTGACAAAATTTTAGGTCTGATTAGATCTAATAAGTGGATCTAAAATTGTCGAAATTAGTccggataaaaattttaaaacccgGATCGAGCCAAGTtcattcatattaatttttttatataatttttataaaaatataatacataaaaaatactaaattattaaaataaatgtttctcaacaaattgaaaataaattaaaaaaattatatttaaataacactaactTATGTGCtacttaacaagtaaatgtctctaaaatagtagcaaaattaaaaataaaataaaagttatacaatattcaaataataacaacaaaataattgcaacataatagtaaaatgacagaaaaacattgaaaaaatagcctgaaaacaataagaaaacaacaaatttttttttctttttacaaatttAGGCCAAGCCAAAAAACATTACTCGAGGtctggcccgttttctaaacgagtTTTATTTTTTGTCCAGATTCATTTTTGAAATCTATATTTTACTTAAATTCTTTTACTTTTCGAGTGGACTCGTTTACAAGTCTAATCTTAATGTAAAcattagaagaagaaaaaaacgtGTTATTAGCCTCCAAAAAGTACATAATTAAAAAGGGAACTCaaaacaaattttacaatttaaaaagaCGAGCGAAGTCAAGTTTCCTGAGGTTGAAATAGGAACATACCAAAACTACTGGAGTAATTAATTatggtgtttttatttttatttttattttttaattttagaatttacttattttttaacttAGAATTAAAATGTGATCACACTTTGCTAGTTAAATACGAGAATAAGTGAGTATTTTTCAAACTATAATAATGAGGTATGGCAACGAGATAAGGTGATCTTTTACCTATTTGATCcttgacttgattactatttgtaTATACTCGAATTCATTTTGAcccaaatattatttattattttcattttttactcTAATCTTGACTTTGAAATAAATTCTTCGTTCTCACCTcgctttttcttaaattttttaaatgatattttataatatgttattttttagaaaattaattgaATATACATTATAAAAACATTTGAAcacaataaattataattatatatataaatatttgtaaaattaaaatatactataaattattaaaaaatttaattaaaaaaatgattacaaAATTAATATGGAAGTGTTTTAGTAAAGAGACGTATTTtacctaaaataaaattatatcttTGTCCAATGTTGCTTAGATTCAAGTTTTAGATGGGTTAATTAATGGTTAAGTAATTTTGCCTTGTCAAAATATTATGTAGATTATTAGAGTTGTGTAATCTGAATCTCGTTTAATTCGACTTAAAAAGTTCGAGGTGCAACTCacttattaaagaaataaaataaaaaggtaaaactGGATATAGTTGAAAACCTCTTGTATTGTTATTTTTTCCACCTTGGTAAATTTTTCTTCCTCTACTTGTGATTTTTTCCGATAAGaatttttcacgtaaaatctacGTGTTTTTTTTTTACGATCATTTCTATTGTAATTATCGTTTGCTAACATAAAGTAAAGCTAGTAAAGATTTATGGGTTAATTAAGGTTAGCAATCATCCCCAAACCCTTTTCATTTACTTTGACTTTGGATACTTATAGTTTTGATCAATGTCAACCTATGGTAGAAATTTTCATATTATGCACCCAATCCCTTTAttctttgaattttaattttaagaattcgGTCTTTATACTTgtctaatataaaaattaaagtttagttGATAGCGtcgttaaaataattttttttttaaaaaggatcaCTCACAATCATAATgattaacaattaaaaattttatttatctaaGTCACTATAgccaaaaaattaaatattacaaaatacaACTCGAATATAACCCACTTTCGACTAGATTAACTCCGGGCAAGACTCTAATAAGGCGAGATTTAAGCCAGATATAAATCTAGACAGCTCACACATGATTTGTGGAGGGTGAGACTCAAATTCAGGCACTTGAATgtcacatattcaaatttaacagaAATACATTAAAGTATTTTCAatgtgattttaatttttgaatctAACGAATAAatgaactaattaaatttatGGAATTAAAAGTAGAGAGCTTAATTTCAAAACTCTAAAAAATATAAGGATTGAGGGAaaaattaaaccaattaaatTAGACCaaaagtacatatatatatatatattatgaaattacATCAAATAATTTTAGTCTCACTTATTTACTTAATTGACATCATGAAAACATCATTGACCTGATGTataatttttccattattttaattaatggtaTGACTTGAGAATGGTTTTACGCTTTCAAACTTACAAAATAGTTTATGGTAGTATTTTACTCTTTCAAACTTACAAATAATTTTTCATTGTGCTCTAAAAGGGGGCTACTATAACTTTTAATCCCTAATTTTCCAATCAAGTTTGCTTTGGTACCTGTACTTTTTCTTTTAGTCCAATCGCTACCTAAAGTTGGCAATTAGGTCCATTTTGGTCATTGAACTTAGATTCTATcaaaatttgatgatgtgacaTTTTGAGATgacttaatatattatttggtaccAGAGTTTGAGACTTTTTTCTAATGTGGTACTAATGTTGCTTTTTGGTCCAATTTGATACCTgtatttgataaaagttatatattttggtatcaAAATGTGACAATACTAAGTTTTTAGTGTTCGATTAGagttttagggttgatttgatggAAGTTAATGACTAATATCAAtaggtttgaattttttataattttttaatagaataaatcTTTAAATGtgagtttatttaattttgtgtttaatttataatatacaaTCCGATTAGTGTGATTTAATTCAGGTTttaaggttgatttgatgaaagctaaatgctaatattattagttaattatatattttcatcaaatcaactctaaaactcaaatttaacgCTAAAAAATTAACATCATTACATTTgagtatcaaaatatataacttttgtcaaatatgAGTACTGGATTGGACCAAAAAATAACACAAGAACCACATCAGAAAAAGTGCCAAACTCGCTTTTATATTTGTCAAGTTTAGGTACAAAAAAATAGACTTAGTTGTTAAGTTCAAATATCgaaatagacaaaaaaaaagtaCAAATACTAAAGTGACCTAATTGTAGAGTTCATGgactaaaagttatattaacccAAGAATCTTTAAAAACTTTATAGATAAGTTAttccaaaatatttataattatatataaaattaatagatatatatataaactaaagcatcatttttttttatgctttttgcttttgctttttgtATGGGCCaatgacaaattttattttatgctgGGATGTTGCATCAATTGGAAATTGACAGGAAAGTCCTTTTCCACGGTTTAATTCATGGGTCGGCTGATCGGACCGGCTCATGATTCGGATTATAATTAGATAAGAATATTTTAATCTCGAtcgatttaatttaaataataaaatattttattaaaatttttatttataacctaaaaaatatttaaatcccAACCATGATTCAACCCCGTTGTTAAAAGGGATAATATCCATTTAGCCTCTCTCATAatataaatcattcaaatcaattcttttagtttttaaataaatgaaaattttgcatttttggtCCTTCCAATATAATAATGGTAAtgtaatttaagcattttaacacaaattttaactttaaaccctctaaaattgtataattttatCTCGACCTCCTAAATAAAATTTCCAACTTCGCCCCTAATTCAACCCgatctaaaaaaaaaatctaaactctTTATTTATTTAGCAAAAAACAACCTAGGAATTTTTTATGGCTAAGATTGCTTTTCAATTTCACCTAATCTTCAACTCTTTTTCTCCGTTGCTGTTGATGCTCTATTTTATTAATTACGATAGATTAGGAATTATTTCATTTTCTCAAATATATACAGAAAGATTTCTAATTATTTCCGAAAGAAATTTGTGAAGTATTGTTTATTTGAAGTCGATGAATCTCTCAACAGGTCTAATATTGTGATTAAATCTCTATAGAAAAGAATTATTGAACATTTTGAGAGGTAAATACTCAATGGGCTTTCGTATCCAACTTTTTTCAAAAGAATCAAAAGTCATTATGTTTAACGGTAGATCATAAGATTAAGTTTCGAAAAGCCtaattaaaatttccaaaaattttaGGAGTTTAAAGAGTTTTTTCCTGAAGAAAATTGGtggtctaatttaaattttaagagtATTGTTTATTTGAAGTCGATGGACCCCTCAACAGGCCCAGCATTGTGATTAAATCTCTATCGAAAAGAAATATCGATCATTTTGAGAGGTAAATACTCAACAGCTTTTGTGTCCAACTTTTCTCAAAAGAATCAAAAGTCCTTCAATAATATATAATCAATGGTAGATAATGAGATTAAGTTCCGAAGagcctaattaaaatttttaaaaaatttaggaatttaaagagtttttttaaagaaaattggtggtctaattaaaatttataaaatttttgtgagattaataagaattttgaaaaaaaatagaaaaaattaattaaaaattttcaaaaaaaaagggcataatgaaaatttgaaaaatttaagACACTAAATTTTAACTCGttcgaattaatttttttgaataatctgattataaattttaattatatcta encodes:
- the LOC107909407 gene encoding zinc-finger homeodomain protein 6 is translated as MELRDQDKEMGLPLPLSSSQTPNPRPPQTLNHYPNIDPVPPGSVAGAEPEPVGSSLVVRYKECLKNHAATMGGHVVDGCGEFMPSGEEGTMAAMKCAACECHRNFHRKEINGESQYIPPLPRRNGVVHLQQQPVRFPAPVMMSFGGGGGGTAEESSSEDLRHDELINVPQSSKKRFRTKFSQDQKEKMMEFAETLGWRIQKQDEHELQMFCSQVGVKRQVFKVWMHNNKQAMKKKQM